Proteins encoded in a region of the Arvicanthis niloticus isolate mArvNil1 chromosome 16, mArvNil1.pat.X, whole genome shotgun sequence genome:
- the Smim18 gene encoding small integral membrane protein 18, whose protein sequence is MASSHWNETTTSVSQYLGFQVQKIYPFHDNWNTACFVILLLFICTVVSLVVLAFLYEVLDCCCCAKNKTVKDLKSEPNPLRSMMDNIRKRDSEVV, encoded by the coding sequence ATGGCTTCCAGCCACTGGAATGAAACCACCACCTCTGTTTCCCAGTACCTTGGATTTCAAGTCCAAAAGATTTACCCCTTCCATGACAACTGGAACACTGCCTGCTTTGTCATCCTGCTTCTGTTCATATGCACTGTGGTGTCCTTAGTTGTGCTGGCTTTCCTTTATGAGGTACTTGACTGCTGCTGCTGTGCAAAGAACAAAACTGTGAAGGACTTGAAGAGCGAACCGAATCCTCTCAGAAGTATGATGGACAACATCAGAAAACGTGACAGTGAGGTGGTCTAG